A DNA window from Shewanella baltica contains the following coding sequences:
- a CDS encoding putative porin, with amino-acid sequence MKKITALAILLGFVSVNAAAAQDNPYQHEAGLKYSANSEEFSDGLWNANYRYYISPVDQTKGPYALNGFLAQTSNVGVNYSNYDESDLDTIGVDGAYVFASKWFIAANYQRSEIGSFDWNTYGAEVGYYFNDSSAVSAFYNDGSDSIEESYGLKVRSFIALQSTTGVDLSANWTHQDSDDTFNLGADWYVTKSWSVGLGYTDDGHDDTFVLKTAYWLRLSDSFSANFELARELDSDADGVFIGLGLTGRF; translated from the coding sequence ATGAAAAAAATTACCGCGCTAGCAATATTATTAGGTTTCGTAAGTGTTAATGCCGCTGCTGCACAAGATAATCCATATCAGCATGAAGCAGGCCTAAAATATAGCGCAAATTCTGAAGAGTTCAGCGATGGTCTGTGGAACGCGAATTATCGTTACTACATTAGCCCAGTTGACCAAACTAAAGGTCCTTATGCGCTTAATGGATTTTTAGCTCAAACGTCTAATGTTGGCGTTAATTACAGCAATTATGATGAATCAGATTTAGATACCATTGGTGTTGATGGCGCTTATGTATTTGCTTCTAAATGGTTTATTGCTGCTAACTATCAACGTTCTGAAATCGGCAGTTTTGACTGGAACACTTACGGTGCAGAAGTCGGTTATTACTTCAACGATAGCTCTGCAGTATCTGCTTTCTATAACGATGGCAGCGATAGCATCGAAGAGTCATACGGTTTAAAAGTGCGTAGCTTTATTGCACTGCAATCAACCACTGGTGTTGATTTGAGCGCAAACTGGACACATCAAGATTCTGACGACACATTCAATTTAGGTGCTGATTGGTATGTGACTAAGTCATGGTCTGTTGGTCTAGGCTATACCGATGATGGTCATGATGATACTTTCGTATTGAAAACCGCTTATTGGTTACGTCTGTCTGATAGCTTCTCTGCAAACTTTGAGTTAGCTAGAGAATTAGATTCAGATGCTGATGGTGTATTTATTGGTTTAGGTTTGACTGGTCGTTTCTAA
- the nrfA gene encoding ammonia-forming nitrite reductase cytochrome c552 subunit, whose amino-acid sequence MMKKMTGKSFALSALVAASFMAAGAMASDKTEPRNEVYKDKFANQYASWHDTDKSTENTDVLASDPSLVVLWAGYGFAKDYNAPRGHMYAITDVRNTLRTGAPANAEDGPMPMACWSCKSPDVPRLIEEQGEDGYFKGKWAKGGPEVVNTIGCGDCHEKGTPKLRISRPFAERGMEALGTPFAKASKKDKQSMVCGQCHVEYYFEKKEGRKGFVKFPWDMGTTVEQMETYYDGIEFSDWTHALSKTPMLKAQHPGYETWKLGVHGKNDVSCVDCHMPKVTNDKGRKYTDHKVGNPFDRFEETCATCHSQSKEFLVGLTNERKAKVKELKGRAEAQLVKAHFEAAAAWKAGATEAEMKPILTDIRHSQWRWDYAIASHGAAAHAPEEVLRILGTAVDKAADARVKLAQLLAKKGITDPIAIPDISTKAKAQAALGMDMEKMNAEKEVFKKDMLPKWDEEAKKREATYK is encoded by the coding sequence ATGATGAAGAAGATGACAGGTAAGTCCTTTGCACTAAGTGCACTGGTTGCCGCCAGCTTCATGGCGGCGGGCGCAATGGCGAGTGATAAAACAGAGCCTCGTAACGAAGTTTATAAAGACAAATTTGCTAATCAATACGCCAGTTGGCATGACACAGATAAAAGCACTGAGAATACCGATGTGTTAGCCTCGGACCCGAGCTTAGTCGTGCTGTGGGCAGGTTATGGTTTTGCGAAAGATTACAACGCACCACGTGGCCACATGTATGCCATTACGGATGTGCGTAACACTCTGCGTACTGGCGCACCAGCCAACGCGGAAGATGGTCCAATGCCTATGGCTTGTTGGAGTTGTAAGAGCCCTGATGTACCTCGCTTAATTGAAGAGCAAGGTGAAGATGGTTACTTTAAAGGTAAATGGGCCAAGGGCGGCCCAGAAGTCGTCAATACTATAGGCTGTGGTGACTGCCATGAAAAAGGCACGCCAAAACTGCGTATCTCCCGTCCCTTTGCTGAACGTGGTATGGAAGCATTAGGCACACCCTTTGCCAAAGCGTCTAAAAAAGACAAGCAATCAATGGTCTGTGGTCAGTGCCACGTTGAATACTACTTCGAGAAAAAAGAAGGCAGAAAAGGTTTCGTTAAATTCCCTTGGGATATGGGCACAACCGTTGAGCAAATGGAAACCTATTACGACGGTATTGAGTTCTCCGACTGGACGCATGCGCTGTCTAAAACCCCTATGTTAAAAGCGCAGCACCCTGGCTATGAAACTTGGAAACTCGGTGTTCATGGTAAGAATGATGTGAGCTGTGTTGATTGCCACATGCCAAAAGTGACCAACGACAAAGGTCGTAAGTACACAGATCATAAAGTGGGTAACCCATTTGATCGTTTTGAAGAAACCTGCGCGACGTGCCACAGCCAAAGTAAAGAGTTCTTAGTCGGTCTGACCAACGAACGTAAAGCTAAAGTGAAAGAGCTAAAAGGCCGCGCCGAAGCGCAACTGGTGAAAGCGCACTTTGAAGCCGCTGCCGCTTGGAAAGCCGGTGCAACTGAAGCGGAAATGAAGCCCATTCTAACCGATATCCGTCATTCACAATGGCGTTGGGACTATGCGATTGCTTCACACGGCGCTGCTGCGCATGCCCCTGAAGAAGTCTTACGCATCCTAGGCACAGCGGTAGATAAAGCGGCAGATGCGCGGGTTAAATTAGCGCAACTGTTAGCGAAAAAAGGCATCACAGATCCTATCGCGATCCCAGATATTTCTACTAAAGCCAAGGCACAAGCCGCTTTAGGTATGGACATGGAAAAAATGAATGCAGAGAAAGAAGTATTTAAGAAAGACATGTTACCTAAGTGGGATGAAGAAGCGAAAAAACGCGAGGCCACTTATAAATAA
- a CDS encoding ammonium transporter: protein MEELTKLGGTVTELRFALDTFYFLISGALVMWMAAGFAMLEAGLVRSKNTTEILTKNVVLYAIACVMYLLVGYNIMYVDNTEGGWLPSIGTLIGSQSSDASHALESDFFFQVVFVATAMSIVSGAVAERMKLWAFLFFSVVMTAVIYPVEGYWTWGQGFISKLGFVDFAGSGIVHMTGATAAIAGVLLLGARKGKYGPNGQVNPIPGSNLPMATLGMFILWMGWFGFNGGSQLMVSDAANASSVAKVFVNTNTAAAFGAISALIVCKMIWGKADLTMILNGILAGLVAITADPLSPSLLMAGVIGLVAGGVVVFSIVGLDRIKIDDPVGAISVHGVAGFLGLMCVPLSNADATITGQLTGAAFIFTWVFCSSFVVWYVIKKTMGIRVTEEEEYNGMDASDCGIDAYPEFVTVKNAG from the coding sequence ATGGAAGAATTAACAAAATTAGGCGGCACAGTCACTGAACTACGCTTTGCACTCGATACCTTTTACTTTTTGATTTCTGGTGCGTTAGTTATGTGGATGGCGGCGGGATTCGCCATGTTAGAAGCGGGTTTAGTTCGCTCTAAAAACACCACTGAAATTTTAACTAAGAACGTTGTTTTGTACGCGATTGCCTGTGTGATGTATCTGCTGGTTGGCTACAACATCATGTATGTGGATAACACTGAAGGGGGTTGGTTGCCATCGATTGGTACCTTAATCGGTTCTCAATCATCAGATGCGAGCCATGCATTAGAATCTGACTTCTTCTTCCAAGTGGTGTTTGTGGCAACGGCGATGTCAATTGTCTCTGGCGCTGTGGCGGAACGGATGAAGTTATGGGCTTTCCTGTTCTTCTCTGTGGTGATGACAGCGGTTATCTATCCAGTAGAAGGGTATTGGACTTGGGGCCAAGGTTTTATCTCTAAACTGGGCTTTGTGGACTTTGCCGGTAGCGGTATTGTGCACATGACAGGTGCGACGGCGGCGATTGCGGGTGTGTTGTTGCTCGGTGCGCGTAAGGGTAAATATGGCCCTAACGGTCAAGTGAATCCTATCCCTGGCTCTAATTTGCCGATGGCAACCTTAGGTATGTTTATTCTGTGGATGGGCTGGTTTGGCTTCAACGGTGGCTCGCAATTAATGGTGTCGGATGCGGCGAATGCGAGCTCAGTGGCAAAAGTGTTTGTTAATACCAATACTGCGGCGGCATTCGGTGCTATCTCTGCGCTTATCGTGTGTAAGATGATTTGGGGTAAAGCGGATTTAACCATGATACTCAACGGTATTTTGGCGGGTTTAGTGGCGATTACTGCAGATCCTCTTTCACCTTCACTGCTAATGGCGGGTGTGATTGGCTTAGTTGCGGGCGGCGTGGTGGTGTTCTCGATTGTGGGCTTAGATCGCATTAAGATTGACGATCCAGTGGGCGCGATTTCAGTACACGGCGTGGCTGGCTTCCTTGGTCTAATGTGTGTGCCATTATCCAACGCTGATGCGACTATTACTGGGCAGTTGACCGGTGCAGCCTTCATCTTTACTTGGGTATTCTGTTCATCCTTTGTGGTTTGGTATGTGATTAAGAAAACCATGGGGATCCGTGTGACAGAGGAAGAAGAATACAATGGTATGGATGCGTCTGATTGCGGTATCGATGCGTATCCAGAGTTTGTTACGGTTAAAAATGCTGGCTAA
- a CDS encoding hydrolase, which produces MLKPEECVLVIVDVQGKLAQIMDNSDKLHQQLQTLIQGAQLFEIPILWLEQLPDKLGATSPGLQTLLEKTGSPIAKQHFSGWHCEEFAQALTKTNRKHVILAGIETHVCVYQTCCDLIEQQYSVHLVADGVSSRSADNKQLGIQMMTTRGALLTNVESLLFELQHQAQGERFRALLKLIK; this is translated from the coding sequence ATGTTAAAACCCGAAGAATGTGTTCTCGTTATCGTCGATGTGCAGGGAAAACTTGCACAAATCATGGATAACAGTGACAAGCTGCACCAACAACTACAGACCTTAATCCAAGGTGCACAATTATTTGAAATACCCATACTGTGGTTAGAACAGCTACCCGATAAACTCGGAGCAACCAGTCCAGGGCTTCAAACCTTACTGGAGAAAACCGGCTCCCCCATTGCCAAGCAACATTTTAGCGGTTGGCACTGTGAAGAGTTTGCGCAGGCACTCACTAAGACAAATCGTAAACACGTCATACTGGCGGGCATTGAAACCCATGTGTGTGTTTATCAAACCTGTTGTGACCTTATAGAACAGCAATATTCGGTGCATCTCGTGGCAGATGGCGTCTCGTCACGCAGTGCCGATAATAAACAACTGGGTATTCAGATGATGACGACCAGAGGCGCCTTATTAACTAACGTGGAATCGCTATTATTTGAATTACAACATCAAGCCCAAGGCGAGCGCTTTAGGGCATTATTAAAACTGATAAAATAG
- a CDS encoding P-II family nitrogen regulator produces MKLVSAIIKPFKLDDVREAIAGIGIEGMTVTEVKGFGRQKGHTELYRGAEYQVDFLPKVKLEIATKAENLDMLIEAITTAAHTGKIGDGKIFVVDLEQAIRIRTGELDTEAL; encoded by the coding sequence ATGAAACTAGTCAGCGCTATCATCAAGCCATTTAAGTTGGATGATGTCCGTGAAGCTATCGCCGGAATAGGTATTGAAGGCATGACGGTGACCGAAGTTAAAGGTTTTGGCCGTCAAAAAGGGCACACAGAGCTGTATCGTGGCGCCGAGTATCAGGTGGATTTTTTGCCAAAAGTAAAACTAGAAATTGCCACTAAGGCTGAAAATCTCGACATGTTGATTGAGGCCATTACCACTGCGGCCCATACGGGGAAAATTGGCGACGGTAAGATCTTCGTCGTCGACTTAGAACAAGCTATCCGTATCCGTACGGGTGAACTCGATACAGAAGCGCTATAA
- a CDS encoding IS4-like element ISSba6 family transposase, which translates to MQLSEALARTHITRLTEFTCLADVLEPELIQSCLDSQGVATLRRRKLPMDAMIWAVIGMALFRGESIRSLINKLDIVLPQEIDYVARSAVTQARKRLGSEVIREVFSRSANTWHARAEHPHWCGLNLYGVDGVVWRTPDSVQNQAAFARTANASGEAAYPQIRMVCLMELSSHLLVNSAFDSVAENEMNLASQLIPSIPNHSLTLFDRGFYSLGLLHAWQQAQPDSHWLLPLKKGTQYEVVRTLGKHDQWVKLTTTPQARKKWPQLPDTLEARLLTKTVKGKSVAILTSLTDPMRYPSEDIVDLYAHRWEIELGYREMKQHLLESRFTLRSQLPELVTQELWGVLLAYNLIRYKMLLMAKSLPSVHPNQLSFRDAASYIIFKLTQLPSQTPGNVPRDVLDIERNARQFKLDGKRERAYPRVLKMSKNKFPVRPKKNAVHS; encoded by the coding sequence ATGCAACTCTCAGAAGCACTCGCCCGCACTCATATTACCCGCCTAACCGAATTCACCTGCTTAGCTGATGTGTTAGAACCTGAGTTAATTCAATCTTGTTTGGACTCTCAGGGCGTTGCGACATTAAGACGGCGTAAATTGCCGATGGATGCGATGATTTGGGCCGTTATCGGAATGGCTTTGTTCCGAGGGGAATCTATTCGGTCACTCATCAACAAACTCGACATTGTTTTGCCGCAAGAGATTGATTATGTTGCACGCAGCGCCGTGACTCAGGCTCGAAAACGATTGGGCAGCGAGGTTATTCGAGAAGTGTTTAGTCGCAGCGCTAATACCTGGCACGCGAGAGCTGAACATCCTCATTGGTGCGGTCTTAACTTGTATGGTGTTGACGGTGTAGTGTGGCGGACACCCGATAGTGTCCAAAATCAAGCCGCCTTTGCGCGCACCGCAAACGCTTCAGGCGAAGCGGCTTATCCGCAAATTCGCATGGTTTGCTTGATGGAGTTAAGCAGCCATTTGTTGGTCAACAGCGCCTTTGATTCGGTTGCCGAAAATGAAATGAACTTAGCATCTCAGCTCATTCCTAGCATTCCCAATCACAGCCTAACCCTATTTGATCGAGGATTTTACTCGCTCGGCCTGTTACATGCTTGGCAGCAAGCGCAACCTGATAGCCACTGGTTGTTGCCATTGAAGAAAGGCACTCAATATGAGGTGGTTCGAACATTGGGAAAACATGACCAGTGGGTGAAACTCACCACCACGCCTCAAGCCAGAAAGAAATGGCCGCAGCTCCCTGATACCCTTGAAGCGCGTTTACTCACTAAGACAGTGAAAGGTAAGTCAGTCGCCATTTTGACCTCGTTGACAGACCCGATGCGTTACCCCAGCGAAGACATCGTCGACTTATATGCCCATCGATGGGAAATCGAACTGGGCTACAGAGAGATGAAACAACATCTGTTGGAGAGTCGTTTTACGCTACGCAGTCAACTACCGGAGCTGGTGACTCAAGAGTTGTGGGGCGTGCTACTGGCCTATAATCTCATTAGATATAAGATGTTGCTGATGGCTAAAAGCTTGCCATCGGTCCATCCTAATCAACTGAGTTTTAGGGATGCGGCGAGTTATATCATCTTCAAGTTGACACAACTGCCATCACAAACACCGGGGAATGTCCCGAGAGACGTATTGGATATAGAACGCAATGCACGGCAATTTAAGTTGGATGGTAAACGGGAAAGGGCTTATCCAAGAGTCCTTAAAATGAGTAAAAACAAGTTTCCGGTTAGACCAAAGAAAAATGCCGTTCACTCTTAA